The Lepidochelys kempii isolate rLepKem1 chromosome 2, rLepKem1.hap2, whole genome shotgun sequence genomic interval GCTGATaaacttaccagagatcacccaaaCTCCAACCAGGTCTCTGACCAGggagcagtccttcaaaccccactcAGGGGTTTTTTGTTGTCCCAAGCTCCTAATAGTTTAtactcagaacaagcacactcaTGAATAATGGGGCCTCGGAGGCCAAAGTCCTTCCGAgcttccctaaggattggggccctccgTGGATCAAAGGtcttgtccatttgctggatcaggaagaaggctctgagtcagtttaaactcaggttaTTGACTCATCTTTGACTTCTGGTCTCTAGAGAAGCCAGCTGGGACCAATCCATGTGAGTATTTCAAGGGGGTGGTGCCTCTTGGGAagtgttacaacctgagtgaatttgcctaatcgcTCCCCACTGTTGTTAGTTCCTGGAGGGATTTCAGTTCCCCTCCCTCATGGAATTACACACAATCACTGTCCCACAGTGATCCATGAACATAACGTAGCAAGACTTCCCATAATTCAGTCAGGAAATTACCAAACCCTGTCACAAGAGGCAATACATTTTTGTTCACATTACTTTTGCCTGTCAGGGAGGGGGAGTGTGAGATTTTCCTGTTGAAACAAACAATGTGAACACAAATATTTGACAATTATTGTGAAGACAAAAGCCTGCTAGGGAGgagagaaaataaacatgggaGGAAGAAGGATCATAGAAATCCCCGAATGCTGCTTCCATTCAGAAGTCAAATTGGGGGAAAGGGATGTGGTGACTCTCCTCCAAGATCCTTCCACCAAATAACTTCGGCTAAGGTGAGTTACCAGAATGAGGCATCACACCCAGCGTATTGTGCAAAATCTGATGGTGTGTATCACTGGGCTCCACTGAGCTCAATGAACTTGGTACCCGCATGGCAGAGCTTGAGTATGCCTAAGGATTTTTCTGGACTCATTGGGTTTGGCTCCTTGACTGGGGGAAAAAGTGATGACATCTCCCAAATGTCACCCCCTTGTCTCACCAAAATGAGACATCACTCACCAGAAATGGTGCACATTTGTGACTCTCCCTTTTCTTCTTACACAAGGAGTGAAAGTTGACTATGCTGACATTTAAATCGCCGTGACTGGGCATCTGAGCTAACATGTCTCTGAGATGCATACGGCAGTTCACACCTGTTAAAGCTATTGGCCCGGGCTCTGCAGCGGAATCAGGTAGATGTTGCTGCATAGTCACATTTTAAGGTTTTATCTGCAACCATGATAGCTAGAGacctaccatttaaaaaaaaatgaaagctgagacacTGGAGAACAAGACAGTATATTCGGTGATGctctggtcatagaatcatagaatcatagaatatcagggttggaagggacctcaggaggtcatctagtccaaccccctgctcaaagcaggaccaatccccaattaaatcatcctagccagggctttgtcaagcctgaccttaaaaatttctaaggaaggagattctaccacctccctaggtaacgcattccagtgtttcaccaccctcctagtgaaaaagcttttcctaatatccaatctaaacctcccccactgcaacttgagaccattactccttgtcctgtcctcttccaccactgagaatagtctagaaccatcctctctggaaccacctctcaggtagttgaaagcagctatcaaatcccccctgattcttctcttctgcagactaaacaatctcagttccctcagcctctcctcataagtcatgtgttccagacccctaatcatttttgttgcccttcgctggactctctccaatttatccacatccttcttgtagtgtggggcccaaaactggacacagtactccagatgaggcctcaccaatgtcgaatagaggggaatgatcacgtccctcgatctgctcgctatgcccctacttatacatcccaaaatgccattggccttcttggcaacaagggcacactgctgactcatatccagcttctcgtccactgtaacccctaggtccttttctgcagaactgctgcctagccattcggtccctagtctgtagctgtgcattgggttcttccgtcctaagtgcaggaccctgcacttatccttattgaacctcatcagatttcttttggcccaatcctccaatttgtctaggtccgtaTGTATCCTACCCCTGGTGTGGGTTTCTGAgccctgcttccattgaaatcaaaacaaaaactcattgacttcactggaggaGAAGCAGGACCATAGgaggaaatgaataaaaaaaatgatGTTTTTTATTTACCTCgtttaaaaagctgttttaatTTCAGTAACTTACCAGCcccatttcctttgttttttggtaattttttcttcattttcatataaATTTAGGAGTGTAAAAAGTGTCCTCAAAGTTATaaaggtgcctaactctcattgatacCAATGGgtgttaggtacctaaatacctttggagaTCTGAGCCTGAATCTTTACTGAGAATTTCCATTAAGTAATTAGGAAAATCCTTGGGCCTGAATTCATAAATCCATAGATCTTAGGCCAGGAGGGATGCTGATGATCAATTAGTTTGCCTTCCTGAATGGCCCAGGCCATAGAGCCttacccagtaatttctgcatcaaacccataacttctgtttaagCCATaatgtatcttttagaaagatgcaCCATATCCcggggtaaattgttccaatggttaataaccCTCAAGACTAAAACtttgtgctttatttctagtcttgcagccattggatcttaGATCTTTTTtcttctagatcagtggttctcaaacttttttttcacgGACTACTTGAAAATTACGGAGGGTCTCAGTGGACCACTTAacgatctttccaaatgttgtttggaccattagctaactattgtaaagcgctttggataaaagcgctgtCTGTAAAAaccccttaataataattaactatCCCTCTCGCATGCACACTGTCTGCACACATCGCTCAGCTTTAACATGCTAAACAAATCTAGGTGTCAACTAGAAACAGTCATGCTTTCATTGCAAATATTCATACAATATTTTCTTGCTCTGCTCTGTAGAGCCCCTCACGGATACAAaatagggttaccagatagcaactgtgaaaaaacgggacagggggtggggggcgtaatagccgcctatataagaaaaagtccccaaaactgggactgtccctttaaaaacgggatgGATGGTCACCTAGACAGTCGTTCCCCATTTGGGAGTTGTGCGTtcgatttttccttcctaagtgaagtactttgcacttgtctttatttttattgaatttcatcttgttgaattcagaccgattctccaatttatcaaggtcattttgaattttaaacctgtcctctaaagtgcttgaAACCTttcccaacttggtgtcatctgcaaatgtcataagcatactctctaaTCCAGTATCATTATTTGTCACTCCACcaacttttgtatcatctgaaaattttaccagCAATATTTCTAAATCCAATAAAAAGATACTGTATAGCACTGGGCCAAAAACAGATCCCTGTAGAATTCCACTAGAAATACGACCAAGGATGATGATTCCTTATGTGCAGTTACATTTTGTGATctgttaaccagtttttaattcagTTAATGTTGGCAACAATGATTTTGCATAGTATTAATGTTTTTTTCAGCAGACTTTCATGAAAGACTATGTCAAATCAATTGACTGACCGTCATTATTAGCCAATCAGTGCAGGGATTTGTTTAATACTATTAATGAGAAATAACCATAGAATGATTATGGAAATAACTTACCCGTAACCAATCACAGAGTCGGGTATTTCATAATTAGGAAAAAATGTGGGTACACTTCGGTGACAGTACAACATCCCTGTTCTCTGACTGCCTGAGATATTTCCATTTCTGCATAGTACGAAATAATTATTTATGGATGATTTTATTCATGCTCATTCAGTTGTCCCATGCTACTCTGACTGCAAAGTTAACAGAAGAACTAGACATGACACTTCAAAGACTGTACAGTCACAATGGGGTGAAACTTCATTAATAACAAGTCAGATTAAACCACAGGGGAAATGTAAAGAAACATAATTCATTCACCaccaggatggaaaataattGCCAAATGTGTCCCGGTTTGGCAAATATGAATATACCCAAAGCCACAGATCCCAAATCACACTCACTATTCTATAACTATTCTCAGCTTCTTctctgatttgtttttgtttttcctcataaCATTTCTGTATTTCTTCCAACTCTTTCAGCAGCTTTTGCTCCATGGCTTCCATTTCTTTTTGTTCCATGTGCTTCAGCTGCAGGAAAGCATCTTCTTTATCCTTCTCctgcttttccagtttttcctttAATTCTTCTTCTCTCAGGTTTGACTCTTCCTTTATCTTCTTACAGTTCTCTGTAAACCACTGtattatttcttctttctttctttccatctcTTCCCTGTACATTTTCTGTAACTCGTCCATTTTGAATTGGAGCTTCTTCTCAACATATTGGTAAGTCTCATTTGTATATCGGCCTCCATTCTCCTGTACCATTCTCTCCATCAATCCCATCAGTTCTTTAACCTGAGCATCCTGTTCTGCTCCTGTGGCTTTGTTGTTGAAAGCGCAGTATCGGTTCCCACACTCATCAATCAGCCTTTGAAGATCTCTGTTATCTGAATGTGTTACATAGTCACTCAATGAGCCATCCCCTAAATCTTCCTTTCGGGTGAATAAGATAATGACATGCTTCATTACCTCAACTCCAAAAATCTCTTGCATTCGCTGCACGGCATCCTCATCTTCCTCAGTGTAACGGCCCAGCTGGATTACCAGCACCAGGGCGTGGGGGCCTGGAGAGGAGAGCACAACACAGCGACAGATCTCCTGGGAGGTTTCTTCGTCAGGTACCTTTGTGTCCAAAATGGCGGAAGTATCGATAACCACCACCTCCCTCCCATTCCAGCTCCTGCTCCGTTTAACACATTTCTCAGTTACTGGCTTTGCACTGAGTTTGGAGTCAAACACCTTCTGGCCCAGGATGGTGTTCCCTGTTGCACTTTTCCCAGCTCCAGTTATACCAACAAGGATGATTTTCCATTCAGGTTTTCCAGGGTATTGGTCACCATTGCCTTGGGCTGTTGGAACAAATATGACAGAATTGACACATCACTGCAACATTCACAGAGAAGAGATTATTTAGGAGTTCTCTTTCTggaataaaaaatgttttaactcTTAAAGAGCTGTTTTAAAAGCACTACTCTTACTGACATGTCATAGCATAATAGTTGAAATATTCTATCATTTTTATTCTATCTTATTTTAAATCAGTAAAATCAGCTGCTGTATATTACTAGTTGAACAATCTTATCTTCTTTCTGGATCAAAGTGTCCCCTGTTTATGTTACAATGGAACAGTCTGGCTCTGTGTGCATGACTATTACTGACGTCATGAAATAAGGTAAAAACaataaagatataaaaatgaaaaCGCTCCACAAACTAAGATAAaattcagaataattttttttcagtttggaatgaaaacaaattttgcaaCATCCTGCAACATGGAAATTCAGAGTTTTGAGTAGCTCCAGCAGAGAGCTTATGCAAAGTCAAGGCAGGCCCAGAATCCAGCTCTCAAACTAGTTTAGCGAACCCCAGTTTTATCCTGTGCAACAATTTCCTTTTCAAACAGATTACAGCAGACTGGGACATTCTACCCCAACCACTATaatctccactcctcccccatgGCCACAGGTAGAATTCAGGATTCCTTATAACCAATAGTCTATTGCTGATGAGTAAATAGTTGTGTAACACACTCAGAAAGTGTGTATCCAGTCCTCACTCCCGTAATGCAAGTAATAAGGGTCTAAAATATAAATGAGAAGATCAAAGGATTCAAACCTGTTGCTGATCTTTGAGGGGGTTGGTATGGTTTTATATATACCTCTAGAAAAAAAGAATGTCAGCCATACCTACAGGATGGGGGACACtaacctgggaagcagagactctgaaaaatatttgaggatcatggtgaataatcagctgaacatgagctcccagtgtgacactgtgaccCAAATAGCTAATGTAATcctgggatgaatttggcacTGTTGAGACCGCGGCTGGAATATGATGCGCAGTTCTggggcccacaattcaagaaggctgttgaaaaattggaaaggggtcagagaagagccaggagattgattaaaggattagaaaacctgctttactgtgattgagctctttgagtctatctatttagtttaacaaagagaaggttaaggaatgACTTGATTACgttctataagtatctacatgggtaagaaatattgaataataagctcttcagtctagcagagaaaggtctaatatgctccaatggctggaagttgaagctagacaattcaaactggaaataagatgtacattttaaacaatgagaataattaaccactggaacaatttaccaagggtcatggggAATTCGccatcactgacaatgtttaaatcaaggtTGCATTCttttctctaggaattatttaggagcagttctctggcctgtgttacacgcaaggtcagactagatttaattctgtttgaaccagagcagatcatttttaaaaaaaatccactcgatttaaaaattgcctgtgctggagaatccaccacaacccttggtaagttttccagtggttaattactcccactgttaaaaaagtatgccttatttccagtctgactttgcctagcttcaacttccagtcattggatcgtgttatacccttctctgctagattgaagggcCCATTATAAATATTTGTTACCCATGTACATACTCACAGACTGTGATacagtcaccccttaaccttctcttgttAAGGTAAATAGTTGAGCACCTAACGTTTATCTCTAAGGCATATTTTCCAATCCATTCATTATTCTGAACCTCTAccatttatcaacacccttcttgaattgtggataccagaactggatacagtattccagcaaaggtcataccagtgccaaacacagaggtccTATAACCTCCCTATGATtacttgagattcctctgtttatataTCCACGAATTGCAGTAGCCTTTTTGGCCACTGCATCACATTGGGAACCCATGTTCAACTGATTTAATATGATATTACCAGTACCACCCAGTAACTAATGTAGAAACTAAAAATGCAAAGCAGAGTGTGTATGTAAAGAAGCAATGCATGTTTTAGAGCTAAAGCTCTTTTGCCAAGAAGGTGAGTGTTCCTGAAAACAGCCTTTGGGTTACAGTTGTTAACATTCTTTCAACAGACCTTTACTTAGAGCTGGTGTACTTGGTAACAGGCTTTGTACCCCCGAGACAAAGTCGTGTCTGGCCAACTCCCCTTGAAGCAGCAGGCACACATTGCTTTGGATCTTCCAGGAAGTGATGGTTGAGCACTTGTTGTAATGCACCAAGTGAGATGTTTCTCTAGCAATGTGGTCGAAGACGTAATTTACAAAGGAATTCATAATATCCATGGCCTTAGAGGAGATGCCAGTGTCCACGTGAACTTACTTCAACttgattttggggaagttctatggtctgtgttatacaggacatcagactagataAGCACAATGGttcttctggctttaaaactATGACTCTATGAACACTTTATGCACATGGATGCATTTTTTGTCCCCCTTCTTCTGGGTCATGGTCATGACTTTCTTTACAGCCCTTTTTCAGAGCAGGGGTAGATTTTGCTGGCTCAGGCAAGACTTTGCTGGCTCAGGCATTTTGACAGCTCCGTCTTCTCTCCAGTTCAATAACAACTTAGTTAAAATGGCTGCTCCTCTCTTTATTTATAGGTTTCTTATGCAAATGAGCTGCATATACTTTAAAGTTTTCTATTGGAACTTAGATGATGTATATGGGAAAATGTTATATTCTGCAACTTGCAGAAGAGAGATTCTCATCTCCTCTGATTGTTCAGACAATGACATTTTTCAGCCAATCATGAATCACTACCCCTCCAGGGAAAGggataaaaggaaaagaaacattgAGTTGCATCACCACACTTATTCTGTGACTGTCTGTGAAAGGTAATTGTTGCAGTAAGAATTACAATGCCTGGTGCCAGGGTTCCAGATTTCTTGAAACATATAGATAGACTTTgatgtagtgctggggaggagttAGTGGTTgcggtacatgtaggtaccaatgacagggaagaataggagagaggtcctggaggccatatttaggctgctaggtaagagattgaaggccagaacctccatggtagcattctctgaaaggCTTCCAGTCCCAGACACAGGGCCACTTAGACAggcagagctgcagggtcccaATGCATGGATGAAACGATGGTGTAGGgaagaggggtttagatttattaggatttgaggaaacttttgggaaagggggagcctatacaggagggatgggctccacctaaaccaaaatggaaccaggtTTCTGTcccttaacattaaaaaggt includes:
- the LOC140905784 gene encoding GTPase IMAP family member 4-like; translation: MAHPDMEEGNLARDELSHAQGNGDQYPGKPEWKIILVGITGAGKSATGNTILGQKVFDSKLSAKPVTEKCVKRSRSWNGREVVVIDTSAILDTKVPDEETSQEICRCVVLSSPGPHALVLVIQLGRYTEEDEDAVQRMQEIFGVEVMKHVIILFTRKEDLGDGSLSDYVTHSDNRDLQRLIDECGNRYCAFNNKATGAEQDAQVKELMGLMERMVQENGGRYTNETYQYVEKKLQFKMDELQKMYREEMERKKEEIIQWFTENCKKIKEESNLREEELKEKLEKQEKDKEDAFLQLKHMEQKEMEAMEQKLLKELEEIQKCYEEKQKQIREEAENSYRIVSVIWDLWLWVYSYLPNRDTFGNYFPSWW